The Dioscorea cayenensis subsp. rotundata cultivar TDr96_F1 chromosome 8, TDr96_F1_v2_PseudoChromosome.rev07_lg8_w22 25.fasta, whole genome shotgun sequence genome segment TTGTTTCAATAGGGATGTCAACACCCTACTAGATGAACCACAGATAGAATATGCTAAATTCTAGATGAAAGACATCGTTGATGGGGTTGCAAAATCCAACTAACTGTTTAGGATATGTGCATGAAAATGAATACCAAAATATTCCATCAGAGGATATGTCAAGTTAAAGTGCTTTAACAATCACTCTAATGAGTTTACAGAATACCTGTAATAATTCCAGCTCTGCGACAATGTCAAGGGATGATGAGAGTCCCACAGAAACCTTATCTGGGTCCTTATCCTTAACAGACTCGATGAGATTCTGTAACCCTCCCTGAATGGCCAAAGAATCCACTCTTAATCCACCATTAAATTCACATTTTACATCCACTATTAATCCACCATTAAATTCACATTTAACAGGAAAGATCAAAGCAATCAAATTCagagaaatttcaaaatatgaaaacttaAACTATCAACTAAACTGCAATATTCAGTTTGCATTGCAGAATTCAGATCACTTAAACAGACAGAAGAAACTCAAATTCTGTAAAACAATATTCATTATGCACGGAGATTTGGGTTTCACTTAATGATTTTCAACTTGTTTCAATTCTTTGTGTTAGATATATTAGGATATTACCTTGTAGATCTATATTATGTTAAGgtaatattatattgttttatccTAACATATGGGAAGCACCCTCTTTTGTAACCTTTACATATTCAAGGTCTTGCCCTCTTGCACTCTTGCAACATTAACTTAGTTCAAACCCTCTAGTCTcaataatttacaaaatttttcttaattgcatGCAAGTCCAACAACTTTTTTCTGGCAACAATGTAATGTCAGGAGCAGTTGCATAGGGGGCAAATTTCATGGGAATAAGGTAATAGCTATGAATAGTCATCCAATCCTGGGAAAGGGTAGAAGAATGGAACCTATTATGGGCCATACAAAGCATTACAGATGTATGATCATTACGCTTCAACCGGGTTATTCTAGAACAGCAGTTACAGGACCAATAATCCTGTAATAGTGGTCAATCTAGAGATCAACTTCAAGAAATTATATCtacaattgtttcaagttgtAGAATTCCCTCCATTGACACATGTTTCTTATAAATCTTGCTTGAGAGCCATCTATGCATACTGAACCAATAGGGCTCTCAGTCTGAGACTTCACTAGATTATATGGTGCTTAGCTACACAGCATGCAAACCACCTAAGCAGCAAGAAGTTCCCTCAAACTAATGTGCCTTATGATCAGCAAATAGACACCTAGCATTTGGTCAATGTGATTAGGCCGAATTTAGCATTATATTAGTGATAAATATGAAAGAATCTGTCTTTACAGTAAACATTTACTGGTTAATGAAACTACACTTTACTGGTCAACATGCCTTTCCATCTAGCAGAAAAGCATACAACACAGAACCCTTTTCCTTGAATTCCACTGGTATGCTGCCCAATATTGACTCCTTCTCCTCTTTCGCAATCTGAGAACCATCACAACTCAAGTGAAAAACAGACCAAGTCACATCTGACATTTGCATCTATTACATCATaggtaaaagaaaaatagtatgaacagtaactattacCCAAAAAGAGCAGTCTATGATTGATACTTAAATTGAAGCTTTAGTAAATGCCAATTAATACATGTGCCCTCATACCAGGATGGTATCCATTGCCCCAGTTCCCACATTAGGATGTTAGTTGTCAGGCTTGCCAGCCAGCAcacaataaaatctaaattttctTCTCCTCATTAAGTTTATATACTTGCATTACTTCAATTTGAAGAGAGAACAGAAAAACTCCATTTCTCATTACATTCCATACAGTCGTTTGCATCCTACCAGTTATCATGCCTCTCtgatatatgaataaatatccTATGCCCAATTTCTTCCGTGTAAAGCTTTAATAAGATCAaaaggtttattttttaaaaaaaagaagattagaTTATTGTTCAACCTTACGTGAAGAACCTTCAGGAACAAAAAGTTTTCTACTGATGCATGCTCAATCGAATTATATGGAACACATTACACACAGCATAAATTCCTAAAACAACATTGCCAATAATTTTGAGTGTTTTCcacagaaatttttttaagaacttGGCTGTAGATAAGTTAATCCACCAAAAGAAGAGCCTATAGAAAATTTGAAGCCAGTAAGCTGCAAGAATAAAGAACTATTGTTCAATCCAACATGGATATTGTCTCAATGTGACACTAAGATATCAAATGCAGTTCAATGGTGACAAGTGACATGCCTTCATAGCTTTCTTCACATCACCTTCCATTGTGCCATAAGGTTTCCTCTGTGGAATTCTTAGCAAATAAGAGATATCCTCCAGAGAATCCTGAAGAGATGGTAAGAAAAAACATCCATAAAATCATAAGAAATTTGAAGAGGAAAACCCACCTCATACTGTTTTGAAAAGCAGCAAGAACAATTTAATTTGCCTGTATTGCTTTCATGTTTGGGTTGGCAGGAATTGCTCTTCTCAAAGCAAGTTCTCCTGTCCTTGGGACTTTGGTGTCAGGTGAATAAAGCACGGCATTTGCAGAAGAGGCAGACCATGAATTCATTTCATAAAAAGGTAGTGGAAAGGAGATTTGAACAAGAATGAGTATCACAGAAATTGTCCTTTTAAGTTTCTCCTTTCCTTGTAGCAATGCCAAGAAATCTGATAATGTGGCAGTACCATTGTCACCTGGATACTCCTAGAAAGAAACCACAAACCTCAGTAAACACCGAGAGGctcattaaaaataacaaaccaaAAGGTTTCATTTTTTCTCCGCGGCAACGCAAGCTtattgttttggaatttttcaacATACTAATTGCATTTGTTTCTGGTCAGTAAAAATTTGGAGAATATACATAAGACTATAAGAGAAGGAGTAGTTCATCGTCCAAAAGAAACTAATGGGGGTACAAATACTAAATTTACAGGGAATCACTCACTAAAAAGCTTCCTAGTGTGAGACTTCGAGGAAAAAAGGCGTTGTCATAGGCCGAATGAAGAACCAGATCAATCCATGGTCATGGGCAAGGGAAGAAGAGCTAGCGATGTATTCTGTACGTATGATTATGATGGCTCACCTGAGACAGAGAGGGCTTGCAGGCACGAATCACAAGTGGAGCAGGCCTCTGACGAGCAAAGCCGCTGCCTAGAAGAAGTGGTGAATGAGAAGGAGAAAGTGAGCCAAGCTTGCCTGAAGCTTGAATAGAGGAGATGACGCTGGCAGAGGCTAACGCCACCATTGTCGACGAAACGGGAATGTTTCTTATCATCGTCTcgtctctctttctctatctctATCCTCTCTccctaaaaacattttttttataattagttgTATTTGTAATACTTTATTAccttataatttaatatatatatatatatatatatatattaaaatatttaatttcgtTAATTTATACCGTTTTGCTCTTATTTAATTACTGAAAACACGTACTAATTCTGAATTTACCATTTTACTCttatttaattactaaaaatatatattaattaaaaatcattgaAGTCCACCTTTAATTATAACATGAatggtttttaaatactatGTAAATAGACATAAATGGTTCTTATTATtaacatattttaataatataaatatagacaaaaatataaattcaagaCCATTTTTATGCCACATCAACaaacattaacaaaattaaaagctttggcacatttttaaaaatagtttatattATGGGGTATCAAAATATTATGACTCAAACCACAAATCCCGGATTAATAAAAAGACAAACTACAAGATACATTATCAAAATTTCCCCTAattgttaatatttaaatttttaatttgtaagtgctttaatatataaattaaacactTGTGGTTGTCTTATATGCCTCTAGATTTATATATGTGGGAATGCTTTGAACTATAAAATTACCATGAAAGAGATTACTAAGCataattaaaccttttttttaactttttttttatacaaaacaacatcaacaacaacaacaaaatggtGAGTCGCAATTATTTAGAGTAACTAATatgattctttcttttctattataGGCCAAGAAAactagataaataaaatttaaatgtatcattcataaaatttctattaaacatatattttcCACTTCTACCGCTTTTTTATACATATCCATATTATGAACATGAACTTttgtataaaaatcaaatataaattaatacttTAGTAAAATATTAACATCTGTTAGTTCCGAAGGAGTAAATGTGaattaatttttctctcaacctcacaagTAATgaactcacacacaatcaatcatgcaaaagaaaaaaagacacaCAAATTAATTACCCAGTTTTGCACAACATTGCTTACTTCTGGGGGGCCTAGCCAGGAGAAAATAATCTactaaagaagaaaagaaagaagagttaCAACCtcactctctctcacacacaacAAAGAATAGCCTTTTTATATAgaccgatgcccactctcctcaactcACACACAAGGGTCTCTTACTCATGGCGCATCCTAAATC includes the following:
- the LOC120267539 gene encoding peptidyl-prolyl cis-trans isomerase CYP37, chloroplastic, translated to MIRNIPVSSTMVALASASVISSIQASGKLGSLSPSHSPLLLGSGFARQRPAPLVIRACKPSLSQEYPGDNGTATLSDFLALLQGKEKLKRTISVILILVQISFPLPFYEMNSWSASSANAVLYSPDTKVPRTGELALRRAIPANPNMKAIQDSLEDISYLLRIPQRKPYGTMEGDVKKAMKIAKEEKESILGSIPVEFKEKGSVLYAFLLDGKGGLQNLIESVKDKDPDKVSVGLSSSLDIVAELELLQAPGLSFLLPEQYLEYPRLTGRGVVEFTIEKGDGTTFFPSAGGEPKGSATIQVIIDGYSAPLTAGNFAKLVIDRAYDGVMLKCTNQAVLSDNELDKYGYSVPLEVMPSGQFEPLYKTTLSVQDGELPVLPLSVYGAVAMAHSVDSDEYSSPSQFFFYLYDKRNAGLGGLSFDEGQFSVFGYTTVGKEILPQIKSGDVIRSAKLLQGQERLMLPNMK